In Nocardia asteroides, the following proteins share a genomic window:
- a CDS encoding SDR family NAD(P)-dependent oxidoreductase, protein MSTRTAVVTGASSGIGEATARELAKQGYHVYVGARRFDRVQRLAEEIGGTALELDVTSEDSVRAFTDAIERADVLVNNAGGAKGLASVAEADLDDWRWMWETNVLGTLRLTKALLPKLIASGDGLIVTITSIAALHAYPNGSGYTSAKHAQAVLHRTLRDELLGQPVRLTEIAPGAVETEFSLVRFDGDAERAAKVYQGIDPLYAQDIAEIVGFVASRPAHVNLDTIVVKPRDQAGPGSFARRS, encoded by the coding sequence ATGAGCACTCGCACCGCCGTCGTCACCGGAGCCAGCTCGGGAATCGGTGAGGCCACCGCCCGGGAACTCGCGAAGCAGGGCTACCACGTCTACGTGGGCGCCCGGCGGTTCGACCGGGTCCAGCGCCTCGCCGAGGAGATCGGCGGCACCGCCCTGGAACTCGACGTCACCTCCGAGGATTCGGTGCGCGCGTTCACCGACGCGATCGAGCGGGCCGACGTGCTGGTCAACAACGCGGGCGGCGCGAAGGGCCTGGCCTCGGTGGCCGAGGCCGACCTCGACGACTGGCGCTGGATGTGGGAGACCAACGTGCTGGGCACGCTGCGGCTCACCAAGGCGCTGCTGCCCAAGCTCATCGCCTCCGGGGACGGCCTGATCGTCACCATCACCTCCATCGCCGCCCTGCACGCCTACCCGAACGGCTCCGGCTACACCTCGGCCAAGCACGCCCAGGCCGTGCTGCACCGCACCCTGCGCGACGAGCTGCTCGGGCAGCCGGTCCGGCTCACCGAGATCGCGCCCGGCGCGGTGGAGACGGAGTTCTCGCTGGTCCGTTTCGACGGCGACGCCGAGCGGGCCGCCAAGGTCTACCAGGGCATCGATCCGCTCTACGCCCAGGACATCGCCGAGATCGTCGGCTTCGTCGCGAGCAGGCCCGCGCACGTGAACCTCGACACCATCGTCGTCAAGCCCCGTGACCAGGCCGGGCCCGGCAGTTTCGCGCGACGCTCCTGA